The Haloplanus sp. CK5-1 genome contains a region encoding:
- a CDS encoding DUF357 domain-containing protein produces the protein MPADLEEKTDRYGRMLADALDAAEPRPPTDTPLGAAARECREMAESYLNDGRHFREADDPVNALAAFSYGYGWLDAGVRMGLFAVPEGTGLFAREDPPDDARSP, from the coding sequence ATGCCCGCGGACCTCGAGGAGAAGACCGACCGCTACGGGCGAATGCTCGCCGACGCCCTCGACGCCGCCGAACCGCGCCCCCCGACCGATACGCCGCTTGGGGCCGCCGCCCGGGAGTGTCGGGAGATGGCCGAGTCGTATCTGAACGACGGCCGTCACTTCCGCGAGGCGGACGACCCCGTGAACGCGCTGGCCGCCTTCTCCTACGGCTACGGGTGGCTCGACGCGGGGGTCAGGATGGGGCTCTTCGCGGTCCCCGAGGGGACCGGGCTGTTCGCGCGGGAGGACCCTCCAGACGACGCGCGGTCGCCGTAA
- a CDS encoding NAD(P)/FAD-dependent oxidoreductase: MDGGGRAGDKKVWGWWGDRGHARQRKLNGSLDPTTSMSESDGAEHRRLIIAGSGIAGLTAAIYAGRSNNDPLVFEGDEPGGQLTLTTEVDNYPGFPEGISGPELVSDMREQARKFGADVENGVVESVEVEDDPGVGHRFRVVLTSGDVYTADAFIAASGASARTLGIPGEDELMGYGLSTCATCDGAFFRDEEIVVVGGGDAACEEAVFLTKFASTVHLVHRREEFRAEDYWIDRLMDHVEDGDIELKLNTEVTELHGSREEGVEGVTMVHHPEGHPTDKPDDPDTEEFAFDAGAVFYAIGHTPNTSYLEGLDVEMDDEGYLETAGGDGGGQTATGVPGLFGAGDVVDYHYQQAITAGGMGCKAAIDADGYLEDLERERAAAEEPAAAESDD, translated from the coding sequence ATGGACGGGGGTGGGCGGGCCGGCGACAAGAAGGTGTGGGGCTGGTGGGGCGATCGGGGCCACGCCCGACAACGCAAACTAAATGGGTCTCTCGACCCTACGACGAGTATGAGCGAGAGCGACGGCGCCGAACACCGGCGTCTCATCATCGCCGGGAGCGGGATCGCGGGACTCACGGCCGCCATCTACGCCGGCCGGTCGAACAACGATCCGCTGGTGTTCGAGGGCGACGAACCGGGCGGGCAGTTGACGCTGACGACGGAGGTCGACAACTACCCCGGCTTCCCGGAGGGCATCAGCGGCCCGGAACTCGTCAGCGACATGCGCGAACAGGCCCGGAAGTTCGGAGCCGACGTGGAGAACGGCGTCGTCGAATCGGTCGAGGTCGAAGACGACCCCGGCGTCGGCCACCGGTTCCGCGTCGTACTGACCAGCGGCGACGTCTACACCGCCGACGCGTTCATCGCGGCGTCGGGCGCGAGCGCCCGGACCCTTGGCATCCCGGGCGAGGACGAACTCATGGGCTACGGTCTCTCGACGTGTGCGACCTGTGACGGCGCCTTCTTCCGCGACGAGGAAATCGTCGTCGTCGGCGGCGGCGATGCGGCCTGCGAGGAGGCCGTCTTCCTGACGAAGTTCGCCTCGACGGTTCACCTGGTCCACCGGCGCGAGGAGTTCCGCGCCGAGGACTACTGGATCGACCGCCTGATGGACCACGTCGAGGACGGCGACATCGAACTCAAACTGAACACGGAGGTGACGGAGCTTCACGGCTCGCGGGAGGAGGGTGTCGAGGGTGTGACGATGGTTCACCACCCCGAGGGCCACCCGACCGACAAACCCGACGACCCCGACACCGAAGAGTTCGCGTTCGACGCGGGTGCCGTCTTCTACGCCATCGGCCACACGCCGAACACGTCGTATCTCGAGGGTCTGGACGTGGAGATGGACGACGAGGGGTATCTCGAAACCGCGGGTGGCGACGGCGGCGGCCAGACCGCGACGGGCGTCCCCGGCCTGTTCGGTGCGGGCGACGTGGTCGACTACCACTACCAGCAGGCGATCACCGCGGGCGGCATGGGCTGTAAAGCGGCCATCGACGCCGACGGCTACCTCGAGGATCTGGAGCGAGAACGGGCGGCAGCGGAGGAGCCCGCGGCGGCCGAGAGCGACGACTGA
- a CDS encoding DUF7545 family protein: MVDTETYTVTGPSGESDEFELPEGLVDTLSEQGERPPTVVAEITLLAFVQRSHAIVHHAEGEVPEDLREINETAEELFEERFGMTFGEATGHDH, translated from the coding sequence ATGGTCGACACCGAGACGTACACCGTTACGGGACCGAGCGGCGAGAGCGACGAGTTCGAACTCCCGGAGGGGTTGGTCGACACCCTCTCCGAACAGGGCGAGCGACCGCCCACGGTCGTCGCCGAAATCACGCTACTGGCCTTCGTCCAGCGATCCCACGCCATCGTCCACCACGCAGAGGGCGAGGTTCCGGAGGACCTCCGCGAGATCAACGAGACAGCCGAGGAACTGTTCGAGGAGCGGTTCGGCATGACCTTCGGCGAGGCGACGGGACACGACCACTAG
- a CDS encoding ZIP family metal transporter yields the protein MTLLANLTFVFVAGLVTALATGLGALPFFFVDDVSDRWNVVLWGLASGIMVSASVFGLVFEGLAEAASPLELIPGLVAGVVLVVVAHEIIDGYEVHPKQYAEADYRKLLLILGVLTVHSFPEGVAVGVSFADLGLQGGTASIGVFGVVVPVLAVFMTIAISIHNVPEGVAISIPLRTLGVSEWKMVWWAVFSSLPQPIGAVLAYLFVRVAREFLPVGFGFAAGAMIYLVLTEFVPEALDIGADLPGGGRRELAVGLAVGVLAMVPLLLV from the coding sequence ATGACGCTGCTCGCGAATCTCACGTTCGTCTTCGTCGCCGGCCTCGTGACGGCGCTCGCGACCGGTCTCGGTGCGCTCCCCTTCTTTTTCGTCGACGACGTGAGCGACCGCTGGAACGTAGTGCTGTGGGGACTCGCCTCCGGGATCATGGTGTCGGCGTCGGTGTTCGGCCTGGTATTCGAGGGACTGGCCGAGGCTGCCTCGCCACTCGAACTGATCCCCGGACTCGTCGCGGGCGTCGTCCTCGTCGTCGTCGCCCACGAGATCATCGACGGGTACGAGGTGCACCCGAAGCAGTACGCGGAGGCAGACTACCGGAAACTCCTGCTCATTCTGGGTGTGCTAACCGTCCACAGTTTTCCCGAGGGGGTGGCGGTCGGCGTCTCCTTCGCCGACCTCGGCCTGCAGGGAGGGACGGCGTCAATCGGCGTGTTCGGCGTCGTCGTCCCCGTGCTCGCGGTGTTCATGACCATCGCCATCTCCATCCACAACGTCCCCGAGGGCGTCGCGATATCGATTCCGCTACGCACGCTCGGGGTCTCGGAGTGGAAGATGGTCTGGTGGGCGGTGTTCTCCAGCCTCCCACAGCCCATCGGTGCGGTGCTCGCGTATCTGTTCGTCCGGGTGGCCCGCGAGTTCCTCCCCGTCGGCTTCGGCTTCGCCGCCGGCGCGATGATCTACCTCGTCCTCACGGAGTTCGTCCCCGAAGCCCTCGACATCGGTGCCGATCTGCCCGGTGGCGGCCGGCGCGAGCTCGCGGTTGGCCTCGCCGTCGGCGTCCTGGCGATGGTGCCGCTCTTGCTCGTCTAG
- a CDS encoding acetate--CoA ligase family protein has product MGELSELFVPDRVAVAGATERRGSVGRALVENLQAGFEGDIVPVNPNYDAVCGLPCVDEVGETNADLAVVAVPAAAAVDVVRDAGEAGITGVVVVTAGFGEGGDEGVERERALEAVAAEYDLDLVGPNCLGIISTPVGLNATFAPGGSPSEGSISLCSQSGAFVTAVLDWAADHGVGFKDVVSLGNKAVLDESDFVASWGDDDGTDVIVGYLESIEDGRRFVDVASEVTRETPVVAVKSGRTEAGAQAASSHTGAMAGRDRAYEAGLRAAGVIRADSVQDLFDAARILAGQPLPDTDGVAVVTNAGGPGVMATDAVGDGPLSLAEFGDDTLSRLRELLPSEANPYNPVDVIGDADNERMRAAVDAVLDDDAVGSAVVIAAPTATLDYDRLADDVVDLQSAHDLPVTTCLMGGERARRAGGVLDEAGIPNYFDPARAVGSLGTLSRYRSIRERPVREPTTHDVDREAAREVLERARDRGATRLGVEAMELLDAYGIPTPAGEVVDSPTDALTVAEAIDGDVVMKIVSPDILHKSDIGGVKVGVPHEDVYDAFEDLITRARNYQPDATILGVQVQERVDLSTGVETIVGTNRDPQFGPLVLFGLGGIFVEVMEDTAVRLAPVAEADADGMLDDIQAAPLLSGARGRDPVDRSAIAETIGRLSQLVTDFPSILELDVNPLVARPDGVQAVDLRLTLDPDTL; this is encoded by the coding sequence ATGGGAGAGCTATCCGAACTGTTCGTCCCCGACCGGGTCGCCGTCGCCGGTGCGACGGAGCGCCGGGGGTCGGTCGGCCGGGCACTCGTCGAGAACCTGCAGGCCGGCTTCGAGGGCGACATCGTCCCCGTCAACCCGAACTACGACGCGGTGTGTGGTCTCCCCTGTGTCGACGAGGTGGGCGAGACGAACGCCGATCTGGCGGTGGTGGCGGTGCCGGCCGCGGCCGCGGTCGACGTGGTTCGTGACGCGGGCGAGGCCGGGATCACCGGCGTCGTCGTCGTCACGGCCGGGTTCGGCGAGGGTGGGGACGAGGGCGTCGAGCGCGAGCGTGCCCTCGAAGCCGTCGCGGCGGAGTACGACCTCGACCTCGTGGGCCCGAACTGTCTGGGCATCATCAGCACGCCGGTCGGGTTGAACGCTACGTTCGCCCCCGGCGGGTCGCCCTCGGAGGGGTCGATATCCCTCTGTAGTCAGTCGGGCGCGTTCGTCACCGCCGTCCTCGACTGGGCGGCGGACCACGGCGTCGGGTTCAAGGACGTGGTGTCGCTGGGGAACAAGGCCGTTCTCGACGAGTCGGACTTCGTGGCGTCGTGGGGCGACGACGACGGGACCGACGTGATCGTCGGCTACCTCGAGAGTATCGAGGACGGCCGCCGGTTCGTCGACGTGGCCAGCGAGGTGACTCGGGAGACGCCGGTCGTCGCCGTCAAGTCCGGCCGGACCGAGGCGGGGGCGCAGGCGGCATCCTCGCACACGGGGGCGATGGCCGGCCGGGACCGTGCCTACGAGGCGGGGCTTCGGGCGGCGGGCGTCATCCGGGCCGACAGCGTCCAAGACCTGTTCGACGCCGCGCGAATCCTCGCCGGCCAACCCCTGCCCGACACCGACGGCGTGGCGGTCGTCACCAACGCCGGCGGCCCGGGCGTGATGGCGACCGACGCCGTCGGCGACGGACCGCTCTCCCTCGCCGAATTCGGCGACGACACCCTCTCTCGACTCCGCGAGTTGCTCCCCAGCGAGGCGAACCCCTACAACCCGGTCGACGTCATCGGCGACGCCGACAACGAGCGGATGCGGGCGGCCGTCGACGCCGTGCTCGACGACGACGCCGTCGGCTCGGCCGTCGTCATCGCCGCACCCACCGCGACGCTCGACTACGACCGCCTCGCCGACGACGTTGTCGACCTCCAGTCGGCACACGACCTCCCGGTCACGACGTGTCTCATGGGTGGCGAGCGCGCCCGTCGGGCCGGGGGTGTCCTCGACGAGGCGGGGATTCCCAACTACTTCGACCCCGCACGCGCGGTCGGAAGCCTGGGGACGCTGTCGCGGTATCGGTCGATCCGTGAGCGGCCGGTCCGGGAACCGACGACCCACGACGTGGACCGGGAGGCGGCCCGAGAGGTGCTCGAACGGGCGCGTGACCGTGGCGCGACCCGTCTCGGCGTCGAGGCGATGGAGTTGCTCGACGCCTACGGCATCCCGACGCCCGCCGGCGAGGTGGTCGACTCCCCGACCGACGCGCTGACGGTCGCCGAGGCTATCGACGGCGACGTCGTCATGAAGATCGTCAGCCCGGACATCCTCCACAAGTCCGACATAGGCGGGGTGAAAGTCGGCGTCCCTCACGAGGACGTGTACGACGCCTTCGAGGATCTGATCACGCGGGCGCGCAACTACCAGCCCGACGCGACCATCCTCGGCGTCCAGGTCCAGGAGCGCGTCGACCTGTCGACCGGTGTCGAGACCATCGTCGGCACGAACCGCGACCCGCAGTTCGGTCCGCTCGTCCTCTTCGGCCTCGGCGGTATCTTCGTCGAGGTGATGGAGGACACCGCCGTCAGACTCGCGCCCGTCGCCGAAGCCGACGCGGACGGGATGCTCGACGACATCCAGGCCGCGCCGTTGCTATCCGGCGCACGCGGGCGAGACCCGGTCGACCGATCGGCGATCGCCGAGACGATCGGCCGCCTCTCGCAACTGGTCACCGACTTCCCGAGCATCCTCGAACTCGACGTGAACCCGCTGGTGGCACGACCCGACGGCGTGCAGGCCGTCGACCTCAGACTGACCCTCGATCCAGACACGCTATGA
- a CDS encoding phosphotransacetylase family protein, whose amino-acid sequence MNTLLVTATGESTGKTAIAIALGRHAQSRGRSVGYMKPKGTRLQSVVGKTLDRDPMLARELLDTDDEMHEMEPVVYSPTFVRSALEGRERPDDLRKRIREGFDAVSADREFVVVEGGGRFSTGGVVDLTDGDMAELLDADVVVVADYATPTDVDEVLAAVDGVGDRLAGVLFNRVPDAAYDEVEGLVAPFLERRGIPVLGVLPREPELAGVTVADLADELGADPLTDAPTDGVVERLLVGAMSGEEALRYFRRTKAAAVITGGDRTDIHTAALQAPGVTCLILTGGHRPPSTVLGTAAETGVPILLCRGDTLTTLERAEEVVSGGRTRDERTVDVMGDLLADHADLDALIGTETDE is encoded by the coding sequence ATGAACACGTTACTCGTCACCGCGACCGGAGAGAGCACAGGGAAGACGGCCATCGCCATCGCGCTGGGCCGCCACGCGCAGTCCCGTGGTCGGAGCGTCGGCTACATGAAACCCAAGGGGACTCGTCTCCAGAGCGTGGTCGGCAAGACGCTGGATCGTGACCCAATGCTCGCGCGCGAACTCCTCGACACCGACGACGAGATGCACGAGATGGAACCGGTCGTCTACTCGCCGACGTTCGTCCGGAGCGCACTGGAGGGACGGGAACGGCCGGACGACCTCCGGAAGCGGATCCGGGAGGGGTTCGACGCCGTCTCCGCCGACCGCGAGTTCGTGGTGGTCGAGGGCGGCGGTCGTTTCTCCACGGGCGGTGTCGTCGACCTCACCGACGGCGACATGGCGGAGTTGCTGGACGCCGACGTGGTGGTGGTCGCGGACTACGCGACGCCGACCGACGTGGACGAGGTGCTCGCGGCAGTCGATGGGGTCGGCGACCGCCTCGCCGGGGTTCTGTTCAACCGCGTCCCGGACGCCGCCTACGACGAGGTGGAGGGTCTCGTCGCACCGTTCTTGGAGCGTCGTGGCATCCCCGTCCTCGGCGTCCTCCCGCGCGAACCGGAGTTGGCGGGGGTCACGGTCGCCGACCTCGCCGACGAACTCGGGGCCGATCCCCTAACCGACGCCCCGACCGACGGCGTCGTCGAACGACTCCTCGTCGGGGCGATGAGCGGCGAGGAGGCGCTGCGGTACTTCCGGCGGACGAAAGCCGCCGCGGTGATCACCGGCGGCGACCGGACCGACATCCACACCGCCGCGCTCCAAGCGCCCGGCGTCACCTGCCTGATACTCACCGGCGGTCACCGTCCGCCGTCGACCGTCCTCGGGACGGCCGCAGAGACGGGCGTCCCGATCCTGCTCTGTAGGGGAGACACGCTCACGACGCTCGAACGCGCCGAGGAGGTCGTCAGCGGCGGACGGACGCGCGACGAACGCACCGTCGACGTGATGGGTGATCTCCTGGCGGACCACGCAGACTTGGACGCCCTGATCGGCACCGAGACCGACGAGTAG
- a CDS encoding aminopeptidase P family protein — translation MTPFERRTRRAQSRLDAVGADALVLTPGPDLYYLSGIDAEQSDRLTCLIVPADGDPTAVVPALDAPTIRGATWVMDVRPWDDETGPDPVLEEVWDAPPSRLLLADRMWTRFSLDFRRRFPDASVGLASEVLGPLRRRKDDRERDALRAAARAADATMRDVRALGAEAVGRTEADLAAFVEDRLDAHGGTGVAFETIVAAGPNGADPHHASGDREIRAGDPVVLDFGTRVDRYPSDTTRTVVFDGDPPAEFETVHDAVREAQAAGVAAAEPGVTTGAVDRAARSVIEDAGYGDRFVHRTGHGVGLEVHEDPDVVAGGDVELEPGMIFSVEPGVYLPDRFGVRIEDLVLVTDSEEPHSSGSEASETPRATGEAGDSRTQSGDGAERLNDTDHGWEC, via the coding sequence ATGACGCCGTTCGAACGCCGGACGAGGCGCGCACAGTCACGCCTCGATGCCGTCGGTGCCGACGCGCTCGTCCTCACGCCGGGGCCGGACCTCTACTACCTGTCGGGAATCGACGCCGAGCAGAGCGACCGGCTCACCTGCCTGATCGTCCCCGCCGACGGCGACCCGACGGCCGTCGTCCCGGCGCTCGACGCCCCGACGATCCGCGGGGCGACGTGGGTGATGGACGTGCGACCGTGGGACGACGAGACGGGACCGGATCCCGTCCTCGAGGAGGTGTGGGACGCGCCGCCGTCACGTCTCCTCCTCGCGGACCGGATGTGGACGCGGTTCTCGCTCGACTTCCGACGGCGGTTTCCGGACGCCTCCGTCGGCCTCGCGAGCGAGGTGCTCGGACCGCTGCGCCGACGGAAGGACGACCGGGAACGCGACGCCCTCCGGGCGGCGGCGCGGGCCGCGGACGCGACGATGCGGGACGTTCGCGCGCTCGGTGCCGAGGCCGTCGGTCGCACGGAGGCCGACCTCGCGGCGTTCGTCGAGGACCGTCTCGACGCCCACGGCGGCACGGGCGTCGCCTTCGAGACCATCGTCGCCGCCGGGCCGAACGGCGCGGACCCCCACCACGCGAGCGGCGACCGGGAGATCCGAGCGGGCGACCCCGTCGTCCTCGACTTCGGGACGCGGGTCGACCGCTACCCCAGCGACACGACGCGGACGGTGGTCTTCGACGGCGACCCACCCGCGGAGTTCGAGACGGTTCACGACGCCGTCCGCGAAGCCCAGGCGGCGGGCGTTGCGGCCGCCGAACCCGGGGTGACGACCGGAGCGGTCGACCGCGCCGCCCGGTCGGTCATCGAGGACGCGGGCTACGGCGACCGCTTCGTCCACCGAACGGGCCACGGTGTCGGTCTCGAGGTCCACGAGGACCCCGACGTCGTCGCCGGCGGCGACGTCGAACTCGAACCGGGAATGATCTTCAGCGTCGAGCCGGGCGTCTACCTCCCCGACCGCTTCGGCGTCCGGATCGAGGACCTCGTCCTCGTCACCGACAGCGAGGAGCCACACTCCTCGGGCAGCGAGGCGTCAGAGACGCCTCGGGCAACCGGCGAAGCCGGTGACAGTCGGACGCAGTCCGGCGACGGGGCCGAGCGACTCAACGACACCGACCACGGCTGGGAGTGTTGA
- a CDS encoding DUF7544 domain-containing protein, with amino-acid sequence MSRWYALAALRDARSATEDLLRPLDRSRWLRLALIALFVGVGGGAPTGSGNFDVPTGGGGETPSDFPAPTLPQLDGAVAVLIGVVALIVLLALLWSAVGAVMEFVLVVGLRDREIGIRRPFGDNLGRGLRLFGFRLAVGLGSLLLIAVPLVAVIGLGVSISPLLLVGLVPLVVLVGLLSIAGSVVVGLTTDFAVPTMLVEDRGVLDSWRRLWPTLRAEWKQVGVYLVAKFVLGIAASLAVSIVVFLVALVVAVPLALVGGGLYLAISAAGVGHAGLIVVAPLIVLFVLVMIVAALLVQVPVLTFVRYYSLSVLGMLFPDLDLVGVDRPTEDEDDTGGSVEADTDEATDTGTTGTSVDTDDPDR; translated from the coding sequence ATGTCCCGCTGGTACGCACTTGCGGCCCTCCGAGACGCGCGTAGCGCGACCGAAGACCTCCTTCGGCCACTCGACAGGAGTCGGTGGCTCCGCCTCGCGCTGATCGCCCTGTTCGTCGGCGTCGGCGGCGGGGCACCGACCGGGAGCGGAAATTTCGACGTGCCCACCGGCGGTGGCGGGGAGACGCCGAGTGACTTCCCCGCGCCGACACTGCCCCAACTGGACGGGGCCGTCGCGGTCCTGATCGGCGTCGTCGCGCTGATCGTCCTCCTCGCGCTCCTGTGGAGCGCCGTCGGTGCCGTGATGGAGTTCGTCCTGGTCGTCGGCCTCCGTGACCGCGAGATCGGCATCCGTCGACCGTTCGGTGACAACCTCGGACGGGGGCTCCGGCTGTTCGGCTTTCGGCTCGCCGTCGGTCTCGGGAGCCTCCTCCTGATCGCCGTCCCACTCGTCGCCGTGATCGGTCTCGGCGTGAGCATCTCCCCGCTCTTGCTCGTCGGCCTCGTTCCGCTCGTCGTCCTCGTCGGTCTGCTCTCGATCGCCGGGAGCGTGGTCGTCGGCCTGACGACCGACTTCGCGGTGCCGACGATGCTCGTCGAGGATCGGGGCGTCCTCGACTCGTGGCGTCGTCTCTGGCCCACGCTCCGCGCCGAGTGGAAACAGGTGGGTGTCTACCTCGTCGCCAAGTTCGTCCTCGGCATCGCCGCGAGCCTCGCCGTCTCCATCGTCGTCTTCCTCGTCGCTCTCGTCGTCGCCGTCCCGCTCGCCCTCGTCGGCGGTGGACTGTATCTGGCTATCTCGGCCGCCGGCGTCGGCCACGCGGGTCTGATCGTCGTCGCTCCCCTGATCGTGCTGTTCGTCCTCGTGATGATCGTCGCGGCACTGCTCGTCCAGGTGCCCGTGCTAACCTTCGTCCGCTACTACTCGCTGTCGGTGCTCGGGATGTTGTTCCCCGACCTGGATCTGGTCGGCGTCGACCGACCGACCGAGGACGAAGACGACACGGGTGGATCGGTGGAGGCGGACACGGACGAAGCGACGGACACGGGGACGACCGGAACGAGCGTGGACACGGACGATCCGGACCGGTGA
- a CDS encoding CBS pair associated ParBc domain-containing protein gives MAANATVEEYMTRDVATVDPDDDVAEVSRRIVESDGHTGFPVTDGRNVEGFVSARDLLPADDDALIFTVMSEDIVVAHPDMKINDAARVILRSGIQKLPVVDDTGKLVGIISNTDVIRSQIERATPEKVGKLMRTLEEIHDIEVTEERREVELAELTPTQGRVYADELQGRSYELEHGLAEPVVVIDNGGTLLLADGHHRVMAATRHDIEEMDAYVIVVDADLEVELGMEKTADKEGLETIDDIEVVDYARHPLIETTERLQ, from the coding sequence ATGGCCGCCAACGCGACAGTCGAAGAATACATGACTCGTGACGTGGCGACGGTCGACCCGGACGACGACGTCGCCGAAGTGTCGCGTCGGATCGTCGAGAGCGACGGCCACACCGGGTTTCCGGTGACGGACGGCCGCAACGTCGAGGGGTTCGTCAGTGCCCGGGACCTCCTGCCCGCCGACGACGATGCGCTCATCTTCACCGTGATGTCGGAGGACATCGTCGTCGCCCACCCCGACATGAAGATCAACGACGCCGCCCGAGTGATCCTCCGCTCCGGGATCCAGAAGCTTCCGGTCGTCGACGACACCGGAAAACTCGTCGGTATCATCTCCAACACGGACGTGATCCGGAGTCAGATCGAGCGTGCGACACCCGAGAAGGTCGGGAAACTCATGCGCACGCTCGAAGAGATACACGACATCGAGGTTACCGAGGAGCGCCGAGAGGTCGAACTAGCGGAGCTCACCCCGACCCAAGGGCGGGTGTACGCCGACGAACTGCAGGGTCGGAGTTACGAACTCGAACACGGGCTCGCCGAACCGGTCGTCGTCATCGACAACGGCGGGACACTCCTCCTCGCCGACGGACACCACCGCGTCATGGCCGCCACCCGCCACGACATCGAGGAGATGGACGCCTACGTGATCGTCGTCGACGCCGACCTCGAGGTCGAACTCGGGATGGAGAAGACCGCCGACAAGGAGGGCCTCGAAACCATCGACGACATCGAGGTCGTCGACTACGCGCGCCACCCGCTGATCGAGACGACCGAACGGCTACAGTAA
- a CDS encoding DHH family phosphoesterase, producing the protein MVRRLVLGCGHAGEVVLGVVSTWGGDLWAVVPDDYSVDGIEEATTVVRGDPADPETYPERADTVLVLGDDTADNLAAARRAKEAFPDALFVVCTGRDGSRADFDRIADRVIDPKRIVSEYVLDSAVGTEAERTCRLLDTLRRIDGRLAVVTHNNPDPDAIGSAVALAGIARSVGVEGDPCYYGNISHQENRALMNLLDLNMRHLDDSEGIEEYAGVALVDHSRPGVNDGLDPETPIDVVIDHHPPRAPVEAAFVDLRSGVGATSTLLAEYLRRLGVDPNREVATALLYGLRVDTRDFTREAADSDFEAAAFLSPYADASVLERVESPRMSPDVLATLAAAIRNREVRDDVLTSGVGSIRNRDALAQAADKLLGMEGISISAVYGFLDGTVYLSARSRGAGIDLGEVLRDALGSIGSAGGHADMAGAQIPLGILGTVDEESSDSLSDIVDEVIAGRILEVLEDPPSSPSFDSTAVDVGFDFPLADE; encoded by the coding sequence ATGGTCAGGCGGCTAGTGCTCGGCTGTGGTCACGCCGGCGAGGTCGTCCTCGGCGTCGTGTCGACGTGGGGCGGGGACCTGTGGGCGGTCGTTCCAGACGACTACTCCGTCGACGGGATCGAAGAGGCGACGACTGTCGTTCGCGGCGATCCGGCCGACCCCGAGACGTACCCCGAGAGGGCCGACACGGTGTTGGTGCTCGGGGACGACACCGCCGACAACCTCGCGGCCGCCCGCAGAGCGAAGGAGGCGTTTCCCGACGCCCTGTTCGTCGTGTGTACGGGGCGTGACGGCTCGCGAGCCGACTTCGACCGGATCGCCGATCGGGTGATCGATCCGAAGCGAATCGTCTCCGAGTACGTCCTCGATTCGGCCGTCGGCACCGAGGCCGAGCGGACGTGTCGACTGTTGGACACCCTCCGGCGGATCGACGGTCGGCTGGCAGTCGTGACCCACAACAACCCCGATCCCGACGCCATCGGGTCGGCCGTCGCACTCGCGGGGATCGCACGATCGGTCGGCGTCGAGGGCGACCCGTGTTACTACGGCAACATTTCCCACCAAGAGAACCGGGCGTTGATGAACTTGCTGGATCTGAACATGCGACACCTCGACGACTCCGAGGGGATCGAGGAGTACGCGGGCGTCGCGTTGGTGGATCACTCCCGACCCGGCGTGAACGACGGCCTCGACCCGGAGACGCCGATCGACGTGGTGATCGATCACCACCCGCCGCGCGCGCCGGTGGAGGCGGCGTTCGTCGACCTCCGGAGCGGCGTCGGTGCGACCAGTACGCTCCTCGCGGAGTACCTGCGGCGACTGGGTGTCGACCCGAACCGCGAGGTTGCGACCGCGTTGCTGTACGGTCTCCGGGTCGACACGCGCGATTTCACACGCGAGGCGGCCGACTCGGATTTCGAAGCGGCGGCCTTCCTCAGCCCCTACGCCGACGCGTCGGTCCTCGAACGGGTGGAGTCACCGCGGATGAGCCCCGACGTCCTCGCGACGCTCGCGGCCGCGATCCGAAACCGCGAGGTGCGGGACGACGTACTCACCTCCGGTGTCGGCTCCATCCGCAACCGCGACGCACTCGCACAGGCCGCCGACAAACTGCTCGGTATGGAGGGCATCTCCATCTCGGCGGTGTACGGCTTCCTCGACGGGACGGTGTACCTCTCCGCGCGGTCCCGGGGTGCCGGGATCGACCTCGGAGAGGTGTTGCGGGACGCGCTCGGGTCCATCGGGAGCGCGGGCGGCCACGCCGACATGGCCGGCGCACAGATCCCGCTCGGCATCCTCGGGACGGTCGACGAGGAGTCCTCGGACTCGCTGTCGGACATCGTCGACGAAGTGATCGCGGGGCGAATACTGGAGGTACTGGAGGATCCCCCGAGTTCGCCGTCGTTCGATTCGACCGCCGTCGACGTCGGCTTCGACTTTCCGCTGGCCGACGAGTGA
- a CDS encoding DUF7522 family protein, whose translation MSEHRDLVDPALEEQLVSTCRTAVGDSLRSITYFTPDGYEQVYLRSDLEADTDLGALVEHEVAGFRTQLAYDGSELGDYQYTLRVFENGFVTRVITDDHGVFVTTDGITVRRSREVTGAIRSTLELD comes from the coding sequence ATGAGCGAGCACCGTGACCTCGTCGACCCGGCGCTCGAAGAGCAACTGGTGAGCACCTGCCGAACCGCTGTCGGGGACAGTCTCCGGAGTATCACCTACTTCACGCCGGACGGCTACGAACAGGTGTACCTCCGATCCGATCTGGAGGCCGACACCGACCTCGGAGCGCTCGTCGAACACGAGGTCGCGGGCTTTCGCACGCAGTTGGCCTACGACGGGAGCGAACTCGGCGACTACCAGTACACGCTTCGGGTGTTCGAGAACGGATTCGTCACGCGCGTGATCACGGACGACCACGGCGTGTTCGTGACGACCGACGGCATCACGGTCCGGCGGTCGCGGGAAGTGACCGGTGCGATCCGGTCGACGCTGGAACTGGACTGA